A portion of the Leptospira kobayashii genome contains these proteins:
- a CDS encoding DUF1564 family protein: MKKGNPKITYSTVIRNLLEDSAYFIYHGFFPKRKGKVTRTYQKQGLDLKKVTFRIDERYLIEMDLMASALSISRSHLLGLLLEWREMGWLAMVREFGIVRGTPFLRSVRLTQTYDLKTDRYPTFKAELLHNANSS; the protein is encoded by the coding sequence TTGAAAAAGGGAAATCCCAAAATTACATACTCGACCGTTATTCGAAATCTTTTGGAAGATTCGGCTTATTTTATCTACCACGGCTTTTTCCCGAAGCGGAAGGGGAAAGTGACTCGCACATATCAAAAACAAGGCTTGGATTTAAAAAAAGTAACTTTTCGTATTGATGAAAGGTATTTGATCGAGATGGATTTAATGGCGAGTGCTTTGTCCATCTCTCGCAGTCATTTGCTTGGGTTATTATTGGAATGGCGGGAGATGGGTTGGTTGGCGATGGTCCGTGAGTTTGGAATTGTGAGAGGTACCCCATTTCTACGCTCCGTCCGTCTCACCCAAACATACGATCTCAAAACAGATCGTTATCCCACTTTCAAAGCCGAGCTCCTCCACAACGCGAACTCTTCATAA